The Chthoniobacterales bacterium genome contains the following window.
TTGATGACGCTGCCGCCGGCGGGGTTGAAGGCCTTGAGGGCTTCCTTCGTGACGAGAAGCAGTCCGAGGACGTTGAGATCGAACTGGCGGTGAAAATGCTCCGGCGTGATCTCCTCGATGGCGCTGAACTCGTAGATGCCGGCATTGTTCACGAGGATGTCGATCGGACCGAAGGCGGCCTGCGACTCCGCGACGAGGCGCGCGATGTCCTCGGGCTTCGCGACGTTCGCCTGCACAGCGACGGCCTTTCCGCCCTTCGCGGTGATCTCGGCGACGACGCGATCGGCGCCTGCCTTGCTCGACGAATAGTTCACGACGACGGCGGCGCCCTCGGCCGCGAGATGCGCGGCGACGGAAGCGCCGATGCCCTTGGAGGCTCCGGTGACGATGGCGACTTTGCCGGTGAGTTTTTGGGTGCTCATAGATTTATGTAATGTGGAC
Protein-coding sequences here:
- a CDS encoding glucose 1-dehydrogenase yields the protein MSTQKLTGKVAIVTGASKGIGASVAAHLAAEGAAVVVNYSSSKAGADRVVAEITAKGGKAVAVQANVAKPEDIARLVAESQAAFGPIDILVNNAGIYEFSAIEEITPEHFHRQFDLNVLGLLLVTKEALKAFNPAGGSVINISSVVSQARFPGAVVYAATKGAVDAITRVLASELGPRGIRVNSVNPGMVETEGVHAVGFAESDFRKQIEAQTPLGRIGQPQDIGSVVAFLASEDAAWLSSESIFVAGG